The Choristoneura fumiferana chromosome 10, NRCan_CFum_1, whole genome shotgun sequence genome has a segment encoding these proteins:
- the cos gene encoding kinesin-like protein costa, with protein MEIPVQIAVRLKPPSLVDSSQCIFSNPVTQIVITESGQTFHVNRALPVDCTQAHLFNSFMIPQINCFLDGCDTSVVVFGQPKTGKTYTLFGPGFECIHSECDQGIIPRFLTEIFHKLNQMPEREYILHLTWMQVVNNNIFDVLGAGLVRCCNVEEAFQYLQLGWRQRCQGNNHTVFTVSMEQKWVGTNGVLNHRMSTASFCDLAAYPEQGLFALENIIKELLAGNPPKQINYDQCILTAMLRDSFGGRAFTWVIGCTSTEPEDYQDTLKILNLCLCCRGIKNFVTVNLFADNNTPVYNDKAMLPLADNNFNLQFATTQWIKLVSNAEGLFNKILQSKSLSENDMNQVSEWLFLKAECDECLNSDVRSDNKDVGLKQGLPRIAEDTEPSEPSESDTESDSEGSDSDTVFQDKLDKFMEYFREKNDQLFAERCEEYLNHIDSDDITISETSGSQSLPIMTSQSNSGRRRTIQPGESLSGTELELLRKVAAKAISPESQKILIESHKNDLDPEPKLIERELLKMIDSPKTVEICKKYKLTKEKYSQKQVLARKLSKEIGSSQTQLKELINLCIAKERMIDDLSRAMSHNSQNKPHSDKMATKNQYNKAKADYAVTQSKLIVDKDNTKLIHHLQQCKAIIERYEKQLEDSEESSAIDQDNIREIRKHETSLKTYKKQIDQIKRQIKKDEKRKNTLDVELVKDKMKLDELSETSVEVKDKKVHSLKHFTHRISQLDSILKEKTNDLENLQLSKEKEFMLRKEIKNLRKTRECLHEQRCSLGHKRKIYKSLSDSEERKILECEEAIEAIDTAIEYKNNLICGRSPSASLSDCPDNRDSKSRGEQMLMARLDKLPHDEMKTLLYRYFQKVVDLRSACAALEAGANAAAEEAAAWRARAAAAWRHAQKARAHAHTRQYQSVHRFLEGGNPERALSLGMTTDTETSDDAMRLMDRMRQIARCPPAPVIPSQNLRQLMPATNMPVAKVTKERNKLVIVQHNKKH; from the exons ATGGAGATTCCTGTGCAAATAGCTGTGCGGTTAAAACCACCGAGTCTTGTGGACTCTTCGCAGTGTATATTTAGCAACCCAGTGACGCAAATTGTGATAACAGAAAGTGGCCAAACATTTCACGTGAACAGAGCTTTACCAGTGGATTGTACTCAAGCACACCTATTTAATTCGTTTATGATACCACAAATCAACTGTTTTCTCGATGGCTGCGATACATCTGTCGTCGTTTTCGGCCAACCCAAGACTGGAAAGACTTACACTTTATTTGGGCCAG GTTTTGAGTGCATACACAGTGAGTGTGATCAAGGAATTATACCAAGATTCCTTACTGAGATATTCCACAAATTAAATCAGATGCCAGAAAGAGAGTACATACTGCACTTAACCTGGATGCAAGTTGTGaacaataatatatttgatGTGCTTGGGGCAGGATTAGTGAGGTGTTGCAATGTAGAAGAAGCCTTTCAGTACTTACAGTTAGGATGGAGGCAGCGTTGCCAAGGAAACAATCACACAGTCTTTACTGTtagcatggaacagaagtggGTTGGTACCAATGGTGTCCTCAATCACAGAATGTCAACTGCCAGCTTCTGTGACCTAGCTGCTTACCCTGAACAAGGTTTATTTGCCTTAGAAAACATTATCAAGGAACTATTAGCAGGAAACCCacctaaacaaataaattatgaccAATGCATTCTGACAGCCATGCTCCGAGACTCATTTGGTGGTCGAGCATTCACGTGGGTCATTGGTTGCACAAGCACTGAACCTGAAGACTATCAGGACACATTGAAGATATTAAACTTATGCTTATGCTGTAGAGGAATCAAAAACTTTGTCACAGTCAACTTATTTGCTGACAACAACACTCCAGTATACAATGATAAAGCAATGCTGCCATTAGCAGATAACAATTTTAATCTACAATTTGCTACCACACAATGGATCAAACTTGTATCTAATGCAGAGGGGCTGTTCAACAAAATATTACAATCTAAGTCTCTATCAGAAAATGACATGAATCAAGTTAGTGAATGGTTATTCTTGAAAGCTGAATGTGATGAGTGTTTGAATAGTGATGTAAGATCTGATAACAAAGATGTTGGTCTGAAGCAGGGTTTACCAAGAATCGCTGAAGACACAGAACCCAGTGAACCCAGTGAATCTGACACTGAATCAGACTCAGAAGGCAGTGACTCAGATACTGTGTTTCAAGACAAGCTTGATAAATTCATGGAGTATTTTAGAGAGAAAAATGACCAGCTATTTGCAGAGAGATGTGAAGAATACTTGAATCATATAGACTCAGATGATATCACAATATCAGAAACAAGTGGATCACAATCACTGCCCATTATGACTTCACAATCAAACTCTGGGCGAAGAAGAACCATCCAACCAGGTGAAAGTTTATCAGGAACAGAATTAGAGTTACTAAGAAAAGTAGCAGCAAAAGCAATTTCACCAGAATCTCAGAAAATACTTATTGAATCTCATAAAAATGATCTTGATCCTGAACCAAAGCTGATTGAAAGAGAATTGCTCAAAATGATTGATTCCCCAAAGACTGTAGAGATATGTAAGAAATATAAATTGACAAAAGAGAAGTATTCCCAGAAACAGGTTTTAGCTAGAAAATTATCAAAAGAAATTGGAAGCAGTCAGACTCAGTTGAAGGAACTTATTAACCTTTGCATAGCCAAAGAAAGAATGATAGATGATCTTTCCAGAGCAATGAGCCACAATTCGCAAAATAAGCCACATTCAGACAAAATGGCCACAAAAAACCAGTATAACAAGGCTAAAGCAGACTATGCAGTTACACAATCTAAGTTAATTGTTGATAAAGATAATACAAAACTTATACATCACTTACAGCAATGTAAGGCTATTATAGAGCGATATGAAAAGCAATTAGAAGACAGTGAAGAATCAAGTGCAATAGATCAAGATAATATTCGAGAAATTAGGAAACATGAAACTAGTCTCAAAACgtataaaaaacaaatagatcAAATAAAgcgacaaataaaaaaagacgaaAAGCGGAAGAACACTTTAGATGTAGAATTAGTTAAGGATAAAATGAAGTTAGATGAACTATCTGAAACTTCTGTTGAAGTGAAAGACAAGAAGGTGCATTCATTAAAGCACTTTACGCATAGGATATCTCAATTGGACagtatattaaaagaaaaaacaaatgatttgGAGAACTTGCAACTATCCAAAGAAAAAGAATTTATGCTAAGAAAAGAGATCAAAAATTTGAGGAAGACAAGGGAATGTTTGCATGAACAGAGATGCAGTTTAGgccataaaagaaaaatatataaatctttATCAGATTCTGAg GAACGCAAAATACTAGAATGCGAAGAGGCTATAGAAGCGATAGACACGGCCATAGAGTACAAGAACAATCTGATTTGTGGGCGGTCACCTTCCGCGTCTTTGTCAGACTGCCCAGATAACCGCGACTCGAAGAGCCGAGGCGAGCAGATGTTAATGGCACGGCTTGATAAACTGCCGCATGATGAGATGAAGACGCTTCTTTATAGATATTTCCAGAAG GTGGTTGATCTCCGGAGCGCGTGCGCGGCGTTAGAGGCAGGCGCGAATGCGGCGGCGGAAGAGGCGGCTGcgtggcgcgcgcgcgccgccgccgcttgGCGACATGCGCAGAAGGCCCGCGCACATGCCCATACCAG GCAATACCAATCAGTCCATAGATTCCTGGAGGGCGGCAATCCCGAGCGAGCGCTCTCCTTAGGCATGACCACGGATACTGAAACGTCGGATGACGCTATGCGGTTGATGGATCGCATGAGGCAGATCGCCAGATGCCCTCCA GCTCCCGTGATTCCCAGCCAGAACCTGAGGCAATTAATGCCAGCTACCAACATGCCAGTAGCCAAAGTGACCAAGGAAAGGAACAAGCTCGTCATCGTCCAACACAACAAGAAACACTGA